CGGTCATCGACACAACGGACACCTAGGCCGTCGACAACGAAATCGGCCCAGCGCTCGGCTAGCCGGGCTTCGGCCGCCGCGCCGCGCAGCGCGCCGCCGAGAATCGGGTAGTACCAGTCCATCGAATGATGCGGCTTTTCGGTGAACGCCGACGGGTGCGCGATGATGGCGTGTCCGAGCCGGCCCAGTGCGACCTCCCATTCGGGCTGCGGTTGATCAAGGTGGTTCGCCAGGGCCAGCGCGCAGCGGATGCTGTGGAACACGCTGGCGCAACCGGTCAACAACGCCTCAGGGACCGGTCCTGATTCACCGCGGGCCCAGCAGATTTCGCCGCCTGCAAGCTGCAATTCCAGCACAAAGTCGATCGCTGCGCGCACCGTCGGCCACATCGCAGCCGCGAAGCCGCGATCGCCGGTGATCAACACATGGTGCCAGACACCCACCGCAATGTAGGCGCAGAAGTTGCTGTCGCTGTTGGCATCCTCGACGACACCGGCCCGCAGCTGAATCGGCCATGACCCGTCGGCGCGCTGGTGGTGACGGCACCACTCGTACGCCCTGCGGGCCGGCTCGACGAGACCTGCGGCGGTGAGCGCCATCGCGCATTCGACGTGATCCCATGGATCGGTATGCCCGCCCTGCGACCATGGGATGGCACCGGATGGTTCCTGCACCGCAGCAATTGATTCCGCGGTCTGCCGACACTGTTGTGGGGTGAGGACGCCTGGCACGCCCGGCGCGTCATACCAGCTCAACGGCGTGCACCGGTTTTTGGAAGTACAGCGCGATGCTCTTGCCCAGTAGCGGGTTAAGCATCGATTCGGCCAGCCTGGTGATGCGAGGCCGCTGGGTGATGTCCCACACCAGCAGCTTGTGATAAGCGGCTACCGCCGGGTGATCCGGACGAGACAGTCCGACAAGGCATTTCAACCACCAGAACGGTGTGTGCAGTCCGTGGGCGTAATGTGCATGTACGAATTGCATTCCGGTGCCGATGATTTTGGCGCGCAGCGTGCTGGCTCGGTAGATCCGCACGTGGCCGCCCTCGTTGGTGTGGTACTCGTCGGACAGCAGCCAACACACTCTTTCGGGCAGCCACCGCGGCACGGTGACCGCCAAGGTGCCGCCGGCCTTCAACACGCGTGTCAATTCGTTGATGGCCACCTCGTCCGCCGGGACATGTTCGAGAATTTCCGATGCAATGACGCAGTCGAAAGTGCCGTCCGGATAGGGCAGCGCCAGCGCGTCACCGACGACGGTCTCGGCCGCGGCGAAGGCCGGCGCCTCACCGGTCTCGGCCATGGCGCGCAACACCTTGCTGACGTTGTCGAGTTCGGCGGCGTCCTGGTCGAAGGCGATCACGTTGGCCCCGCGGCGATACGCCTCGAAGCTATGCCGGCCAGCGCCGCACCCGACGTCGATGACCGCGCTTCCCGGACCGATGCCCAGCCGGTCGAAATCCACCGTCAGCACGGCTCGCCCACCACGTCGGCGACACCGCGTTGCTGAGCTTTTCGGGCGATCGCACGTTCGTACACGGCTACCGTCTGCGCGGCCACGGATTCCCAGCTGTAGACCTCTAACGCGCGCCGCCGACCGGCCGCGCCGAGCCGTTGCCGCTCGCCGGGCGAGGCCAGCAGAGCACCGAGCACCCGGATCAGGTCGACCGTGTCGCCCGGTCGCACCAACCGGGCGCAGCTGCCATCGGGCCCGAGCACCTCCGGCAATGCCCCGGCCCGGCTGGCCACGATCGGGGTGCCGCTGGCCATCGCCTCCACGGCGGGAAGCGAGAACCCCTCGTAAAGCGAAGGAATACAGGCAATTTCGGCAGACGCCAACAGACGAGCCAGCTCGGCGTCGGAGAGCCCGTTGGAGGTGTGCACGATATCGGAGATGCCGAGCTCGGCAATGAGCTTTTCGGTGGGTCCGTTGGGCTCCAGCTTGGCCACGAGCTGAACCTCGAGGTCGTGGTCAACGCGCAGCCTGGCCACCGCGTGCAGCAGATGCCCCACACCCTTGAGTGGGGTGTCGGCGCTGGCGACGGCGATAATGCGGCCCGGCACGCGCGGCTGGTCAGCAGGTGCGAATAGGTCGGTGTCCACGCCCAACGGCACGACACACAGCTGGTCGGGGCGTACCCCGAAGTCCGCAGTAATGTCAGCAGCCGACGACGACGACACCGTGACCAGATCCGGGATGCTGCGCGCGACTCGCTGCTGCATTTTCAAGAAGCCATACCAGCGGTGTACCAATGGTTTACGCCACCATCGCGCAGCCGATAACTCCAGC
This Mycobacterium xenopi DNA region includes the following protein-coding sequences:
- a CDS encoding prenyltransferase, yielding MSWYDAPGVPGVLTPQQCRQTAESIAAVQEPSGAIPWSQGGHTDPWDHVECAMALTAAGLVEPARRAYEWCRHHQRADGSWPIQLRAGVVEDANSDSNFCAYIAVGVWHHVLITGDRGFAAAMWPTVRAAIDFVLELQLAGGEICWARGESGPVPEALLTGCASVFHSIRCALALANHLDQPQPEWEVALGRLGHAIIAHPSAFTEKPHHSMDWYYPILGGALRGAAAEARLAERWADFVVDGLGVRCVDDRPWVTGAETCELVLALDAIGNRRQALQQFAAMQHLRETDGSYWTGLVFSDGKRWPVERTTWTGAAVILAADALSLTTPGSGIFRGSDLPRGLEGDYDCECVSNSTDR
- a CDS encoding class I SAM-dependent methyltransferase, giving the protein MLTVDFDRLGIGPGSAVIDVGCGAGRHSFEAYRRGANVIAFDQDAAELDNVSKVLRAMAETGEAPAFAAAETVVGDALALPYPDGTFDCVIASEILEHVPADEVAINELTRVLKAGGTLAVTVPRWLPERVCWLLSDEYHTNEGGHVRIYRASTLRAKIIGTGMQFVHAHYAHGLHTPFWWLKCLVGLSRPDHPAVAAYHKLLVWDITQRPRITRLAESMLNPLLGKSIALYFQKPVHAVELV
- a CDS encoding glycosyltransferase family 4 protein; translated protein: MRIALLSYRSKTHCGGQGVYIRYLSSGLVELGHRVEVFSGQPYPEVLDPRVVLRKVPSLDMYREPDPFRIPRPSEIRDRIDLLELATVWTAGFPEPRTFSLRMARLLADRQHDFDVVHDNQSLGFGLLDISAMGFPVVATVHHPITRDRVLELSAARWWRKPLVHRWYGFLKMQQRVARSIPDLVTVSSSSAADITADFGVRPDQLCVVPLGVDTDLFAPADQPRVPGRIIAVASADTPLKGVGHLLHAVARLRVDHDLEVQLVAKLEPNGPTEKLIAELGISDIVHTSNGLSDAELARLLASAEIACIPSLYEGFSLPAVEAMASGTPIVASRAGALPEVLGPDGSCARLVRPGDTVDLIRVLGALLASPGERQRLGAAGRRRALEVYSWESVAAQTVAVYERAIARKAQQRGVADVVGEPC